One segment of Polyodon spathula isolate WHYD16114869_AA chromosome 20, ASM1765450v1, whole genome shotgun sequence DNA contains the following:
- the LOC121295608 gene encoding protein Tob1, with translation MQLEIQVALNFIISYLYNKLPRRRVNIFGEELERQLKKKYEGHWYPDKPYKGSGFRCIHVGEKVDPVVEQAAKESGLDINDVRNNLPQDLSVWIDPFEVSYQIGEKGPVKVLYVDDNNENGSELDGEIKNSFNPEAQVFMPISDPVGGSPVSSSPSPPFGHSAAVSPTFMPRSNQPLTFTTATFAATKFGSTKMKNSGRSNKVARSSPTNLGLNVNNLLKQKAISTSMHSLYGLGLGSQQQQQQQPQQKNSALSPNAKEFVFPNIQGQGNASSMFPDDNPLNLSPLQYSNAFDMFATYGGLNEKSFMDGLNFSLNNMQYSNQQFQPVMAN, from the coding sequence ATGCAGCTTGAAATCCAAGTAGCACTCAACTTTATAATTTCTTATTTGTATAATAAACTTCCCCGGAGGCGTGTTAACATTTTTGGTGAAGAGTTAGAAAGACAACTAAAAAAGAAATATGAGGGACATTGGTATCCGGATAAGCCATACAAAGGATCGGGTTTCAGATGTATACATGTAGGGGAGAAAGTGGACCCGGTAGTGGAACAAGCCGCCAAAGAAAGTGGGTTGGACATTAATGATGTTCGTAACAACTTGCCTCAGGATCTTAGCGTGTGGATAGATCCTTTCGAGGTGTCTTATCAAATTGGAGAAAAGGGACCTGTCAAGGTGCTTTATGTGGATGATAACAATGAAAATGGATCTGAATTGGACGGAGAGATCAAGAACAGCTTTAACCCTGAGGCACAGGTATTTATGCCAATCAGTGACCCAGTAGGGGGCTCACCAGTTTCCAGCTCTCCCTCGCCTCCCTTTGGCCACTCTGCTGCTGTAAGCCCCACCTTCATGCCCCGCTCAAATCAGCCTTTAACCTTCACCACTGCTACTTTTGCTGCCACCAAGTTTGGTTCtaccaaaatgaaaaatagtGGCCGCAGCAATAAAGTTGCACGCAGTTCCCCCACCAACCTCGGCTTGAATGTGAATAACCTCTTGAAGCAAAAAGCCATTTCAACATCAATGCACTCTCTTTATGGGCTTGGTCTGGGAagccagcaacagcagcagcagcagccgcagcagAAAAATTCTGCCCTTTCCCCCAATGCCAAGGAATTTGTTTTCCCGAACATCCAGGGACAGGGTAATGCCAGTTCAATGTTCCCAGATGACAACCCCCTTAACCTCAGCCCCCTCCAATACAGTAATGCCTTTGACATGTTTGCAACTTATGGAGGTCTCAATGAGAAGTCTTTCATGGATGGCTTAAATTTTAGTTTGAACAACATGCAGTATTCTAACCAGCAGTTCCAGCCTGTTATGGCCAACTAA